aaaaaaatcaagaatgcattgtttataaaaaagaaaaaagtcttacaTTGAGTTCTGTTCCATCTGCTAGAGTATAAGAAAAGTTGACACCAAGTTCAAACACAATGTTGATGGTGCGGAAGGTGCTGGACTCATTGACTGTGAATTTGTTTCCTTCTTGTTGGATGGTCAGTTTCAAGTTGTCGTGCGTCGCAAGCTTCCGTTTCACCACATTAATGCCTGTGAAAGGAGAGAGATTGGAGAGAACAAGAAATAATTATGTCACAGAGAGtgtttgcctttttaaatttGTCTTGTTTGCTCATCTTTATTTTGTGGGTGGAGGAGAAAGAGCAAACAGTGTCGTGTGTGCAAGGCAACACTGAGACACTTTGAGAGAACGCGGAAGCTCTGGCAGATCCAGAGACAGGGTTCGAGCAGCTTTTCCAAACTAAGAAAGTGCAAATGAAGCAATAAACTGCAGCCCCTGAGCCCTGGGTGATGTTAGCGAGACAGCCAACTTTGTGCTTCAGTGTCCAGTCAAGTTTCAGCAAGGTGAAATGGAGAACtgaataattattaaataatatatattcatatattaaagAAACACAAGTTTCTATCTGGATGTTTACTAATTTTCAACACTACCTTCAaaattgaatttgttttgttgttgttgtttgaaactGGGTCTTTAGAACCCGTGCAGGTTCCAAACTTACTgcatagcctaggctagcctttaacttAAGATGCTCCCACTTCACTCTTGAAGAGTTAAAATCACAGGCAGATAGCACCAGGTTTTGCTTGCTTCATAATTTTTCTGACTTTTGTGGCATTTCTGATTGATCTAAAACCAGAAACCTTAGAAATTTTTATGATTAAATTCATTATAAAATGCACAAATTTCATAAACATAAATTCAGAATTCTTAAAGTATAAGACATTTATGTGGGTTTTATTTTGGGAAATGATACATAATTCTTTGCTTAATTTTGTAGTGTAGGTTGCCAGAATATTAGTAGACATTTATAAGATTGGTAATAGTCTAATTACACCTCCACAGAGAACACACAgctttttgtgtttatttctaaaGTTAGATAGCACAGAGAAGAGAATTACATAGAATTTATTCAAGATTAGTtgtgataaaattattttcttactttattaaaagttttttattcttttactgcctataatctatatattttaaactctGGAAATTATCATAACTCactagaattttctttcttcagttttcagTTGCATAGGTGCAACaggcaaggaaagaaaacacagggaCTCTAACACTTGCCCTAGGGAGACAAGATGTCCTTCCTAAAGCAGGAAGCGTGGATGCGGATTTCCTGGCTCTGCACCATCGCACCTGAAGCCTTACATCACCGGGCATTCTCtaccacacacaggagaaagcaAACACTGAGCCGCCCAGGTAGACAGTGCTTACCCATTTTCTCCATGAACTTTTCATAGTTGTCACTGCGGTCTACTTTCCAACTGCCGTCAAATGCCATGGTCTCAGCTGTGCGCgcctctgggaaagcagagatTTGGTCCTGTCATCCACGAGAGAGAATTTATCCTACTTCTTATCTTCGAACCAATCCATACTGTGATGTGGAAGTTTAAAGTTCAAGAGATTGCCTAACTACTTAACACGCCATGCCCCATTCGGCTTCTCT
The nucleotide sequence above comes from Microtus pennsylvanicus isolate mMicPen1 chromosome 7, mMicPen1.hap1, whole genome shotgun sequence. Encoded proteins:
- the LOC142853839 gene encoding fatty acid-binding protein, intestinal-like is translated as MAFDGSWKVDRSDNYEKFMEKMGINVVKRKLATHDNLKLTIQQEGNKFTVNESSTFRTINIVFELGVNFSYTLADGTELNGTWNLEGNNRLIGKFTRVDNGKELVAVREVSGNELIQTYTYEGVEAKRFFKKE